In Zygosaccharomyces rouxii strain CBS732 chromosome F complete sequence, a single window of DNA contains:
- the JLP1 gene encoding sulfonate dioxygenase (similar to uniprot|Q12358 Saccharomyces cerevisiae YLL057C JLP1 similar to Fe(II)-dependent sulfonate/alpha-ketoglutarate dioxygenase), translating to MSPPSAVGTVSATKTVAQDGGEKQLLEKLGKLHLNYGGPGGTYANFDTHFYKDQDEYSEDGVLRIHPKYRSKAQYPEFLPTWDPKERYPPLTFHKYDDPALRANEQLVNLFPKGADVETKRITPKLGTEVKGIQLSQLSPEGKDELALLVAQRGIVVFRNQDFAKHGPEFAVEYGKYFGKLHIHQTSGHPETAPELHVTYRRPDHAEFERVFEDSHTSIGWHTDVSYELQPPSYTFFSVLQGPEGGGDTLFADSVEAYERLSPTLKQFLEGLHVIHSSVEQAQNSKLQGGIQRREPTGHIHPLIRWHPVLKRKSLYVNKAFSRRIVELKKPESDLLLNFLYSLFNNALDLQLRAYWEPDTVAIWDNRRTIHSAVIDWEEPVNRHAFRITPQAERPIESPEFYNDPNYFPQEVTKY from the coding sequence ATGTCACCCCCATCTGCTGTCGGAACCGTTTCTGCTACCAAGACTGTTGCTCAGGATGGTGGCGAAAAGCAACTTCTTGAAAAACTGGGCAAATTGCATCTCAACTATGGTGGTCCAGGTGGAACCTACGCTAATTTTGATACTCATTTCTACAAAGACCAAGATGAATATTCAGAGGATGGTGTCTTGAGAATTCATCCAAAATACAGATCTAAGGCTCAATATCCTGAATTTTTACCAACCTGGGACCCCAAGGAAAGATATCCACCACTCACTTTCCATAAGTACGACGACCCAGCATTGAGAGCCAATGAACAGTTGGTTAACTTGTTCCCTAAAGGTGCCGATGTCGAAACCAAGAGAATCACTCCTAAGTTGGGTACTGAGGTCAAAGGTATCCAATTGTCTCAATTGTCTCCTGAGGGTAAGGACGAGTTGGCTTTGTTAGTGGCTCAAAGAGGTATTGTCGTCTTTAGAAACCAAGATTTTGCTAAACACGGCCCTGAATTTGCAGTGGAATACGGTAAATATTTTGGTAAGCTGCACATCCATCAAACAAGTGGTCATCCAGAAACTGCACCAGAACTGCACGTTACCTACCGCAGACCAGACCATGctgaatttgaaagagtCTTTGAAGATAGTCACACTTCTATCGGCTGGCATACCGACGTCTCTTATGAATTGCAACCTCCATCTTATACTTTCTTCAGTGTTCTACAAGGCCCTGAGGGCGGTGGTGACACTTTGTTTGCCGATTCTGTGGAAGCCTACGAAAGATTATCACCAACTTTGAAGCAATTCTTGGAAGGTTTGCACGTTATTCATAGCAGTGTGGAACAAGCtcaaaattcaaaattacaaggtggtattcaaagaagagaaCCAACCGGCCACATCCATCCCTTGATTCGTTGGCACCCTGTTTTGAAGAGAAAGTCTCTCTACGTTAACAAGGCTTtctcaagaagaattgtgGAGTTGAAGAAACCAGAATCGGATCTGTTGTTAAACTTCCTATACTCTTTGTTCAACAACGCCTTGGATTTACAACTAAGGGCATACTGGGAACCCGATACTGTTGCCATCTGGGATAATAGAAGGACGATCCACTCTGCAGTTATCGATTGGGAGGAACCCGTTAACAGACACGCTTTCCGTATCACACCACAGGCCGAAAGACCTATAGAAAGTCCTGAATTTTACAATGATCCAAACTACTTTCCACAAGAAGTTACAAAATATTAA
- the PLC1 gene encoding phosphatidylinositol phospholipase C (similar to uniprot|P32383 Saccharomyces cerevisiae YPL268W PLC1 Phosphoinositide-specific phospholipase C hydrolyzes phosphatidylinositol 4 5-biphosphate (PIP2) to generate inositol 1 4 5-triphosphate (IP3) and 1 2-diacylglycerol (DAG) involved in kinetochore function and pseudohyphal differentiation), translated as MSRNLRSMFRRTSGFVTSTLKDTHSDGHSSLSIAYPCAFQDIIENIENTGSSSEVLSASCDKMKRGLWMRRIGRKKQVEYLFKLESSGAIVWKDGGKRLPLDSIKDIRTGEMASNYREQYGVSIKVSHLWVTVIYYVSNKLKALHVVANNQEELDVFMNCICGLVKLRMELMESISVPDNEKFANIHWHSTVSRRKEDETKDTLTFDDVRKLCDRFHIYCSTNHLKKFFRMADVNNNGLLNFQEFQTFVTLLKTRPELKQLWNSITLGRSAMSLQEFHQFLTQEQGEQASEQDAQAIIGRFKKTKDGGFTYDDFIKYLGAQPHAVEMQEDYDRPLNQYFVASSHNTYLLGKQVGETPSVEGYMQALQQGCRCIEIDIWDDDIGPVVCHGFLTPAIPLINVIEIIRKYAFITSPYPLIISLETNCNRENQAIAASIFMNSLGSMLYQNINEDGPLPSPNELRHKILLKAKKTKRVSDVFNPDLQNGGTMSWEGASSSYSSSYESELENMIKLKETKSASSANPTTIRRIRRVNIRKGVEVSEKLLTISAIYGLKFRNFSLPGSKTTTHCFSLNERKIDNLCNDRIQELSIDKHNRRHLMRVYPHAFRYKSSNFNPIKFWRLGAQFVALNWQTNDLGQQINLAMFQLSNQKNGMLHSGYVLKPLSLREPVPKLQDIPAHYDSFYQTPVQVHLKVLSAQLLPKPAETKNTKDELFAPFVEIEFFSDEELLQPPTVFKGGTKPSSPNAISTEVCKENGFNPVWGTEIHLKLRHTDFTFVKFTVKTGEFALALSCLKLDQLKRGYRHIPLYSQEGELYIFSTLFISTHIS; from the coding sequence ATGTCACGAAATTTGAGATCCATGTTCAGAAGAACGTCTGGTTTTGTTACTTctactttgaaagatacACATTCAGATGGACACTCCAGTTTATCAATTGCATATCCTTGTGCCTTTCAGGATATAAtagaaaatattgaaaatacGGGTTCGAGCTCTGAAGTCTTATCAGCTTCTTGTGATAAAATGAAGAGAGGATTATGGATGAGAAGAAtaggaagaaaaaaacaagTGGAatatcttttcaaattggaaagcaGTGGTGCTATTGTATGGAAAGATGGGGGTAAAAGATTACCGTTGGATTCCATCAAAGATATTCGTACTGGAGAGATGGCAAGTAATTATAGAGAACAGTATGGGGTATCCATCAAAGTGTCACATCTTTGGGTTACTGTCATATACTACGTCTCTAATAAGTTGAAGGCGCTACATGTGGTAGCAAATAATCAAGAGGAACTTGACGTTTTTATGAATTGCATATGTGGGTTAGTTAAATTAAGAATGGAATTAATGGAAAGTATATCTGTTCctgataatgaaaaattcgCTAACATTCATTGGCATAGTACGGTCTCTCGAAGGAAAGAGGATGAAACTAAAGACACCCTAACCTTTGATGATGTGAGAAAATTATGTGATAGATTTCACATTTATTGCTCTACGAAtcatttaaagaaattttttcGCATGGCAGATGTTAACAACAATGGTCTTTTGAACTTCCAGGAGTTCCAAACTTTTGTAACGCTATTAAAGACCAGACCTGAACTCAAGCAATTATGGAATTCTATAACACTAGGACGTTCTGCAATGAGTTTACAGGAGTTTCACCAGTTTTTGACACAAGAACAGGGTGAACAAGCTTCTGAACAGGATGCCCAGGCTATAATTGGCAGATTCAAAAAGACAAAGGATGGCGGTTTCACTTATGACgattttatcaaatattTAGGAGCCCAACCTCATGCAGTGGAAATGCAGGAAGATTATGATAGACCCTTAAACCAGTATTTTGTGGCGTCTTCTCATAATACGTATCTGTTGGGTAAACAGGTGGGCGAAACGCCGTCTGTGGAAGGTTATATGCAGGCGTTACAACAAGGCTGCCGATGTATTGAGATTGACATCTGGGATGACGACATAGGTCCAGTTGTATGTCACGGATTTCTCACTCCGGCGATACCTCTAATAAATGTTATAGAAATCATTCGCAAATACGCATTTATTACATCACCATATCCCTTGATCATATCTCTGGAGACCAATTGCAACAGGGAAAATCAAGCAATTGCAGCGTCCATATTCATGAATTCATTGGGCTCCATGTTGTATCAAAACATCAATGAAGATGGCCCATTACCTTCCCCCAATGAATTAAGACACAAGATTCTTTTAAAGGCTAAGAAGACGAAAAGAGTGTCTGACGTTTTCAACCcagatttacaaaatggGGGAACTATGTCGTGGGAGGGTGCTTCCTCATCTTATAGTTCATCTTATGAATCGGAATTAGAAAATATGATAAAACTTAAGGAAACCAAATCTGCATCAAGCGCCAACCCAACTACTATTCGCAGGATACGAAGAGTGAACATAAGAAAAGGTGTAGAAGTAAGTGAAAAACTTTTAACCATTTCAGCCATTTATGGATTGAAATTTAGGAATTTTTCGTTACCAGGTTCCAAGACAACTACACACTGTTTTTCATTAAATGAAAGAAAGATAGACAACCTTTGCAATGATAGAATCCAAGAATTATCCATTGACAAGCATAACAGGCGTCATTTAATGCGTGTGTATCCTCATGCATTTCGGTACAAATCATCTAACTTTAACCCCATAAAATTTTGGAGACTGGGCGCTCAATTTGTAGCTCTCAATTGGCAGACTAATGACTTGGGCCAGCAGATTAATTTAGCCATGTTCCAGTTGTCAAACCAGAAAAATGGTATGTTACATTCAGGATACGTTCTTAAACCACTAAGTTTGAGAGAACCAGTCCCTAAATTACAAGATATACCAGCTCATTATGATTCATTTTATCAAACGCCCGTTCAGGTCCATCTCAAGGTGTTATCGGCACAGTTGCTTCCAAAACCTGCAGAGACCAAAAATACTAAGGATGAGCTATTCGCACCCTTTGTTgagattgaatttttcagcgACGAAGAACTATTACAACCACCAACGGTATTCAAAGGTGGTACCAAACCTTCATCGCCTAATGCAATCTCCACCGAGGTGTGCAAGGAAAACGGATTCAACCCCGTATGGGGAACGGAGATTCATTTGAAGTTAAGACATACAGATTTCACATTCGTTAAATTTACTGTCAAAACAGGAGAATTCGCTTTGGCCCTGTCTTGTCTTAAGCTTGATCAACTGAAGAGGGGCTATAGACACATCCCACTTTACAGCCAAGAAGGTGAATTGTATATATTTTCTACGCTATTTATCTCTACACATATCTCTTGA
- a CDS encoding uncharacterized protein (similar to uniprot|Q0CZS0 Aspergillus terreus NIH2624 ATEG_00814 Hypothetical protein) — translation MQQSKEKSESKIYDVIDVEEGHLGISHEIRGDQPVRLEKKFNLLSAIASGISTGNTWTALGGAIVASLNNGGPPGIMYEFIAVSVFYWAIGASIAELASSVPASGGVYHWAAMTPGKKWGPICGWFAGWFDFLAWNFGIASNANMVASMIVYSYGLFHPDTELQRWHVYICFLILTWLCCFVVMFADWALPTINRIGSFLILGGWFVTVVVCAVMPSTTGKGHASNDFVWSKWQNNTGYSSDGFAFLLGMLNGAFSVGTPDCITHLAEEIPDAGRNLPKVLFWQILVGFITAITYMIAMFYAINNLPIIFSSNTFSPLGEIYLQATNSRGGAIGLLLIIYLPIICAIVGCYITAGRTLYVLARDNATPFSKYLGAIHPRYKSPFWATFACGVLCTCLGAIYVGSATAFNAFVGSFVLLTTAAFFLAMLPNLLTKRSKLPLGSFNMGKFGYAVNIISCLYILVFFVIYCFPYSLPATAENMNYTSVMVSGLTLMVAIWWMVHGRKNYKGPTFDMVEKDNCSVLTDDYLVASSTGRS, via the coding sequence ATGCAGCAGTCCAAAGAGAAGAGTGAAAGTAAAATCTACGATGTGATAGACGTAGAGGAAGGCCATTTAGGCATTTCTCATGAAATTCGGGGTGATCAGCCGGTTCGTcttgagaagaaattcaatCTTCTTAGTGCCATTGCATCTGGTATTAGTACCGGGAATACTTGGACCGCGCTTGGTGGTGCTATTGTAGCTTCGCTGAACAATGGTGGACCGCCGGGAATCATGTATGAATTTATCGCTGTCAGCGTTTTCTACTGGGCGATTGGTGCATCAATCGCCGAATTAGCTTCATCTGTACCTGCATCTGGAGGGGTTTACCATTGGGCAGCTATGACACCGGGGAAAAAATGGGGGCCTATCTGTGGATGGTTTGCAGGTTGGTTCGACTTTTTAGCATGGAATTTTGGTATTGCATCGAATGCTAACATGGTTGCTAGCATGATCGTTTATTCTTACGGTTTGTTTCACCCCGATACCGAACTTCAAAGATGGCACGTTTATATCTGCTTTTTAATCCTTACTTGGTTATGCTGTTTTGTGGTTATGTTTGCAGATTGGGCACTACCGACCATCAATAGAATTGgatcatttttaattcttggCGGATGGTTTGTTACAGTTGTAGTTTGTGCCGTTATGCCATCAACTACAGGTAAGGGCCATGCATCTAATGATTTTGTATGGAGCAAATGGCAGAACAATACTGGGTATAGTAGTGATGGATTTGCTTTCCTTTTAGGTATGTTAAATGGTGCATTTTCGGTGGGTACGCCAGATTGTATAACCCATTTAGCTGAGGAAATTCCTGATGCCGGTAGAAACTTACCCAAAGTTTtattttggcaaattttgGTTGGATTCATTACTGCGATTACTTATATGATTGCCATGTTCTATGCTATTAACAATTTACCAATAATTTTCAGTTCAAATACTTTCAGTCCATTGGGGGAGATCTATTTACAGGCAACTAATTCACGGGGTGGTGCTATTGGACTTTTACTCATAATCTATTTACCTATCATCTGTGCAATTGTTGGATGCTACATCACTGCTGGTAGAACTCTTTACGTGTTGGCTCGGGATAATGCCACAcctttttccaaatatttgggCGCAATTCATCCTCGATACAAGAGTCCATTCTGGGCCACTTTTGCATGTGGAGTACTTTGTACATGTCTAGGTGCAATTTACGTTGGCTCTGCCACCGCCTTTAATGCTTTTGTTGGatcttttgttcttttgacTACGGCTGCTTTCTTCTTAGCGATGCTACCTAATCTTTTGACTAAGAGGAGTAAGCTTCCTTTGGGTTCATTCAATATGGGCAAATTTGGTTATGCGGTCAATATTATTTCGTGCCTTTACATCTTGGTTTTCTTTGTCATTTACTGTTTCCCCTACAGTTTACCTGCGACAGCCGAGAACATGAATTATACAAGCGTCATGGTTTCTGGACTCACATTAATGGTTGCAATTTGGTGGATGGTTCACGGTAGGAAAAATTATAAAGGTCCCACTTTCGACATGGTTGAAAAGGACAATTGTAGTGTACTTACAGATGACTATTTGGTAGCTTCAAGCACTGGTAGGAGTTAG
- a CDS encoding uncharacterized protein (similar to uniprot|P40445 Saccharomyces cerevisiae YIL166C) — protein sequence MSASSHSYEYNPQDVGESFHDNEQSLRKDDGTKVNVKITDSVVESSYSLELDDLESAEAIEKNPFADPSTADYYAKLYDDAGYESRKAYDPNFYWSKNEEKKLVWKLDFRCGLVACIMFASLQIDRGNLAQAVADNMLSDLGMTTDDYNTGNQLFYVCFLVTEIPSQLISKRLGPDRFIPLQMVLWSIVSMCQATMNSKGGFFATRCLIGMLEGGFIADLVLWLSYFYNSKELTIRLSWFWTTLSVVQICTALLAFAILRMRGIGGLEGWKWLFLIEGAITFLIGVSSFYWMVPSAVQTRNWMHPKGWFNEREEKIVVNRVLRDDPSKGDMHNRQTLTPKMIWRALSDYDLWPIYAVGLLLYIPNDTIQSYLTLNLKQLHFSRFDVQLLTIPPYVLQIVFLLMITWFSEYVQERCFVCIISPVWATIFMGLIRWWKGSMHDVWGTYALVMLMYAQPYVHAICVSWVSRNSNSIRTRAISSAMYNMFVQLGSICANQVYRQDDMPYYHRGNMQLFCISLGAIPLFLLTKFYYVTRNKKKLKIWSNMSKEEQVEYINTTTDQGNKRLDFLFDH from the coding sequence ATGTCGGCTAGTAGCCATAGTTACGAGTACAATCCCCAGGACGTGGGAGAGAGCTTTCACGACAATGAGCAGTCTCTTAGAAAGGATGATGGCACTAAGGTGAATGTCAAGATTACTGATTCTGTAGTCGAATCATCTTATTCTTTGGAACTAGATGACTTGGAGTCGGCAGAGGCTATTGAGAAGAATCCATTTGCTGACCCTTCGACGGCAGATTATTACGCTAAATTGTATGACGATGCTGGATATGAATCAAGAAAGGCATACGATCCTAATTTTTACTGGAGTAAAaatgaggaaaaaaaaCTAGTTTGGAAGCTGGACTTCAGATGCGGACTAGTAGCGTGTATTATGTTTGCTTCTTTGCAGATTGATCGTGGTAACTTGGCACAGGCTGTCGCTGATAATATGTTATCTGATTTAGGTATGACTACGGATGATTATAATACGGGGAATCAGTTGTTTTATGTGTGTTTCCTGGTTACAGAAATTCCTTCACAATTAATTTCCAAGAGGTTGGGACCTGATAGATTTATTCCATTGCAAATGGTTTTGTGGAGTATTGTCTCCATGTGTCAAGCAACAATGAATAGTAAAGGTGGATTTTTTGCGACTCGTTGTTTAATCGGTATGTTAGAAGGTGGATTTATTGCAGATTTGGTTCTTTGGTTAAGTTATTTTTACAACAGTAAAGAATTGACCATTAGACTCTCATGGTTTTGGACTACTTTGTCGGTAGTCCAAATCTGTACTGCTTTATTGGCATTTGCAATCTTAAGAATGCGCGGTATTGGCGGTCTGGAAGGTTGGAAATGGTTATTTTTGATTGAAGGTGCCATTACTTTCCTCATAGGGGTGTCATCCTTTTACTGGATGGTTCCGTCTGCGGTACAAACTAGAAATTGGATGCATCCTAAAGGTTGGTTCAATGAAAGAGAGGAGAAAATTGTTGTCAATAGAGTTCTAAGAGATGATCCTTCCAAAGGTGACATGCACAATAGACAAACTTTGACGCCGAAAATGATCTGGAGGGCTTTGTCTGATTATGATTTGTGGCCCATTTATGCTGTTGGATTGTTACTATATATCCCCAACGATACTATTCAGTCATATTTGACCCTTAATCTGAAGCAGCTCCATTTTAGTAGATTCGACGTTCAGTTATTAACTATCCCGCCGTATGTTCTACAAATTGTGTTTTTGTTAATGATCACTTGGTTCTCAGAATACGTTCAAGAAAGATGTTTTGTCTGTATTATATCGCCTGTATGGGCAACGATATTTATGGGGCTTATCAGGTGGTGGAAAGGCTCTATGCACGACGTTTGGGGGACTTATGCATTGGTCATGTTAATGTATGCACAACCTTACGTGCACGCCATATGTGTCTCATGGGTTTCTCGtaattccaattccatCAGAACAAGAGCAATTTCGTCTGCAATGTACAACATGTTTGTGCAATTAGGTAGTATCTGTGCCAATCAGGTCTATAGACAAGATGATATGCCCTACTATCACAGAGGTAACATGCAATTATTCTGTATTTCGTTGGGGGCAATTCCACTTTTCCTACTTACAAAATTCTATTATGTGACTaggaacaaaaagaaactCAAGATCTGGAGCAATATGTCAAAAGAGGAACAAGTGGAATATATCAATACCACTACCGATCAGGGCAACAAGAGGTTAGATTTCCTATTCGATCATTAA
- the DIM1 gene encoding putative dimethyladenosine transferase (highly similar to uniprot|P41819 Saccharomyces cerevisiae YPL266W DIM1 Essential 18S rRNA dimethylase responsible for conserved m6(2)Am6(2)A dimethylation in 3'-terminal loop of 18 S rRNA part of 90S and 40S pre-particles in nucleolus involved in pre-ribosomal RNA processing), protein MGKAAKRSYTGTPSTNKQVDAAKHLGSVFKFNTDLGQHILKNPLVAQGIVDKAQLRPSDTVLEVGPGTGNLTVRILEQVRKAYAVEMDPRMAAELTKRVRGTDGERKLEILLGDFIKTDLPYFDVCISNTPYQISSPLVFKLINQPRPPRVAVLMFQREFAMRLVARPGDALYCRLSANVQMWANVVHIMKVSKNNFRPPPQVESSVVRLEIKNPRPPIEFNEWDGLLRIVFVRKNKTIAAGFKSSSVIDILEKNYKTFLAMNDEMVDDTKGSMTQTVKSKIETVLQETGLGEKRAGKCDQTDFLKLLYAFHQVGIHFS, encoded by the coding sequence ATGGGTAAAGCTGCTAAGAGGAGTTATACAGGTACACCAAGCACCAATAAGCAGGTTGATGCTGCTAAACACTTGGGGTCCGTTTTCAAGTTCAATACTGATCTTGGTCAACACATCTTGAAAAACCCACTCGTTGCACAAGGTATTGTGGATAAGGCACAATTAAGACCTTCAGATACAGTTTTAGAAGTGGGTCCAGGTACTGGTAATTTAACCGTCCGTATCCTTGAGCAAGTCAGAAAAGCCTACGCCGTGGAAATGGATCCCAGAATGGCAGCAGAATTGACAAAAAGAGTTAGAGGTACTGATGGTGAGAGGAAGCTAGAAATCTTACTTGgtgatttcatcaaaaccGATTTGCCATATTTCGATGTATGCATCAGCAACACACCCTATcaaatttcatcaccattggTCTTTAAATTGATTAATCAACCACGTCCACCAAGAGTTGCAGTCCTCATGTTTCAAAGAGAATTTGCTATGAGATTGGTTGCTAGACCAGGTGATGCACTTTACTGTCGACTATCAGCTAATGTTCAAATGTGGGCAAACGTTGTACATATTATGAAAGTCAGTAAGAACAATTTTAGACCACCACCACAGGTGGAATCCAGTGTGGTCAGATTAGAAATTAAAAATCCAAGACCaccaattgaatttaatgaaTGGGATGGGCTCCTAAGAATTGTCTTTGTACgtaaaaacaaaacaatCGCAGCTGGGTTCAAATCCTCAAGTGTCATCGACATTCTCgaaaagaattacaagacTTTTTTGGCAATGAACGATGAAATGGTTGATGATACTAAGGGCTCAATGACGCAGACGGTAAAATCTAAGATTGAGACCGTATTACAAGAAACAGGGCTTGGTGAGAAAAGAGCCGGTAAATGCGACCAAACGGATTTTCTCAAACTGTTGTACGCGTTCCATCAAGTCggaatccatttttcatGA
- the ACM1 gene encoding Acm1p (similar to uniprot|Q08981 Saccharomyces cerevisiae YPL267W ACM1 Protein of unknown function potential Cdc28p substrate) — protein sequence MSSPIKRRTALVGKSTNIRSSTVRKGSVSPSKRSQVNVDYALRHSPVRNVPTSSLDKNPAPAPAPLLPFVMHEETPEERTATLMNHMSLSHSIMKYHDENDFSGVKENMSPSKLHRTTKNSSPTRSQLPTTAVHKPLRDLSISEHEGSVEDPRTSESIPLTLHYTKKTRLPNFITPPRDKHLRQYFSTTRHDDDDHSHLFTSKSTDDIPKDKVVRKLDFKICEN from the coding sequence ATGTCCTCACCTATTAAAAGGAGGACGGCTTTAGTTGGTAAAAGTACAAATATAAGAAGCAGTACCGTTCGCAAGGGTTCGGTATCACCTTCTAAACGTTCACAAGTTAATGTAGATTATGCACTAAGACACAGTCCAGTAAGAAATGTGCCCACATCGTCATTGGATAAAAATCCTGCACCTGCACCAGCTCCATTGCTTCCCTTTGTAATGCATGAAGAGACACCTGAAGAACGTACGGCTACGTTAATGAACCACATGTCATTATCACATTCCATAATGAAATACCACGATGAAAACGATTTTAGCGGTGTCAAAGAAAACATGTCTCCAAGTAAGTTACATCGAACTAcaaaaaattcttctcCCACAAGATCACAATTACCTACTACTGCCGTGCACAAGCCACTAAGGGATCTGAGCATATCTGAGCACGAGGGTTCCGTAGAAGATCCTCGAACCAGCGAATCCATACCATTAACCTTGCATTATACAAAAAAAACTAGACTGCCGAATTTTATTACACCTCCAAGAGACAAGCATCTAAGACAGTACTTTTCCACTACACGAcacgatgatgatgatcatTCACATTTATTCACCTCTAAAAGTACCGATGATATCCCAAAGGATAAAGTGGTTCGTAAActtgattttaaaatttgcGAAAATTGA